From the genome of Nasonia vitripennis strain AsymCx chromosome 1, Nvit_psr_1.1, whole genome shotgun sequence, one region includes:
- the LOC100117870 gene encoding protein CLEC16A homolog isoform X2, translating into MFRSRSWFGGGLWKPKNPHSLEHLKYLYNVLSKNQTVSENNRGLLVETLRSIAEILIWGDQNDSSVFDFFLEKNMLSFFLRIMKQKCGSYVCVQLLQTLNILFENIRNETSLYYLLSNNHVNSIIVHKFDFSDEEVMAYYISFLKTLSLKLNAHTIHFFYNEVNEHTNDFPLYTEAIKFFNHSEGMVRIAVRTLTLNVYRVEDASMLTFIRDRTAAPYFSNLVWFIGNHIIELDTCVRNDADHQSQNRLSDLVAEHLDHLHYLNDILCLNIEDLNKVLSEHLLHKLLVPLYVYSLTRRKDLLCQNHEERKYVSTVVALFLLSQVFLIISHGPLVRTLAAVILKSNIHIIKNGASKVLEEYEDTLSSETVAFLPPKESLEKSLENLNDLQNDPPKLQNVEEESEEEKEIGEHADKDEDDNELVNKVTLEKQKENWYSTDKVDPSEPSVSSETETSLVNSEVEKKDVANETIEDIKHLSVTDEEKEQRLALESPLEATAITADQESLSDKPFLETILNSLYCTENDYAALFALCLLYALANNQGLHPETLGLVLAPLKHPNKSRYNETLIDRIIHIITLSCQTNAKVRLVTLELAIKLLIQLVVSDNVSLLQGCHLAAVEAAKDQSTALLRNFYKSEDIFLDMFEDEYSEIQKKPLKVEWLMMDSNILLPPTGTPMTGIEFSKRLPCGEVERARRAIRVFFLIRELSLTLSNEVETQLPLTDPSSCVQVNNVLDLNNSDLIACTVVWKDGQKIRRFLVIDLIQLILVEPDTRKLGWGVAKFVGFLQDIEVAGDKDDSRCLHLTIHKPLGSSASNRVPLLSTKFIFDDHIRCMAAKQRLTKGRIRARQKKMSRIARLLDITTTAPHCPTPPNYALNCLRSEPGRGQKIPKEQQQQQRMFTVNKVPGFGVQMRRESLNKSAGSSSFSGSSLKRVDNSPARTRDNSPKMPRPRSEEIPMEDMRLRKTSLTSNMSNSSGASDHHKDTTSVAQISTPNSGAEISTRKRGSEETSFTERHTHESRPRRKGQVETV; encoded by the exons ATGTTTCGTAGTCGTAGTTGGTTTGGCGGTGGGCTCTGGAAGCCTAAAAATCCACATTCATTAGAACATCTCAA GTACCTATACAatgttttatcaaaaaatcaaaCTGTGTCTGAAAATAATAGAGGCTTGCTGGTAGAGACTTTAAGATCTATTGCTGAGATTTTAATTTGGGGTGATCAAAATGATAGCAGCGTTTTTGA cttttttcttgagaaaaatatgttgtctttttttcttcgaataATGAAACAAAAATGTGGAAGTTATGTATGTGTTCAACTACTTCAAACTCTGAATATTTTGTTTGAAAACATTCGTAATGAAACTTCTCTAT ATTATCTTTTGAGCAATAATCATGTCAATAGTATAATAGTTCATAAATTTGACTTCAGTGATGAAGAAGTGATGGCTTATTATATAAGTTTTCTCAAGACATTAAGTCTAAAACTTAACGCACACACAATTCACTTTTTCTATAATGAGGTAAACGAG CACACAAACGATTTTCCCCTTTACACCGAAGCCATCAAATTTTTCAACCACTCTGAAGGGATGGTGCGAATAGCCGTACGAACGCTAACATTAAACGTTTATCGCGTTGAAGATGCTTCCATGCTTACATTTATTCGTGATAGAACCGCTGCTCCATATTTTAGCAATCTTGTTTGGTTTATTGGAAATCACATTATTGAGTTGGATACGTGTGTGAGAAACGATGCTGA CCATCAAAGTCAAAACAGATTATCAGATTTGGTTGCAGAACACTTAGATCACTTACATTACTTAAATGATATTCTCTGCCTTAATATAGAAGATTTGAATAAAGTTCTTTCGGAACATTTATTGCACAAACTTCTAGTTCCTTTATATGTGTATTCATTGACAAGACGAAAAGACTTATTGTGCCAAAATCAT gaagaaagaaagtatgtaAGTACAGTGGTAGCTCTCTTTCTATTATCTCAGGTGTTCTTAATTATTTCCCATGGACCATTAGTACGAACTCTTGCAGCTGTCATTCTGAAGTCAAAcatacatattataaaaaatggtgCAAGTAAAGTTTTAGAGGAATATGAAGACACACTTTCTAGTGAAACTGTTGCCTTTTTACCTCCAAAAGAAAGCTTAGAGAAATCATTAGAAAATTTAAACGATCTCCAAAATGATCCACCAAAATTGCAGAATGTTGAAGAAGAGAGtgaagaggagaaagagatTGGAGAACATGCAGATAAAGATGAAGATGACAATGAATTGGTTAATAAAGTAACtttagaaaaacagaaagaaaatTGGTATAGTACAGACAAAGTTGATCCAAGTGAGCCAAGTGTTTCTTCTGAAACTGAGACTAGTCTTGTGAATAGTGAAGTTGAGAAGAAAGATGTAGCTAATGAAACCATAGAAGATATCAAGCATCTAAGTGTTACAGATGAAGAAAAAGAACAGAGATTAGCTCTTGAAAGTCCTTTAGAAGCAACAGCAATTACTGCAGATCAAGAATCTTTATCGGATAAACCTTTTCTAGAAACCATATTGAATTCTTTGTACTGCACAGAAAACGATTATGCAGCTCTATTTGCTTTATGCCTTCTTTATGCTCTGGCTAATAACCAG GGCTTGCATCCTGAAACTTTAGGTTTAGTGCTGGCGCCACTAAAGCATCCTAACAAGAGCCGATATAATGAAACATTAATTGATAGAATCATCCATATAATAACACTGAGTTGTCAAACAA ATGCAAAAGTACGACTTGTAACCCTTGAATTAGCAATCAAGTTATTAATACAACTAGTGGTGTCTGACAATGTGAGCCTACTGCAGGGTTGTCATTTAGCAGCTGTTGAAGCAGCCAAAGACCAGAGTACTGCGCTTCTTCGCAATTTTTATAAg AGTGaggatatttttttagatatgtTTGAAGATGAATATAGCGAAATTCAAAAGAAGCCTTTAAAGGTGGAGTGGCTTATGATGGATAGCAATATTTTGTTACCCCCTACTGGAACTCCAATGACAGGCATTGAGTTCAGTAAAAGACTGCCTTGCGGAgaa GTGGAAAGAGCTCGTAGAGCGATTAGAGTGTTTTTCTTGATTAGAGAGTTGTCTCTGACACTGAGCAATGAAGTTGAAACTCAGTTGCCTTTGACCGACCCTAGTAGCTGTGTACAAGTTAACAATGTTCTTGACTTGA ATAATAGCGACCTTATAGCTTGTACAGTAGTTTGGAAGGACGGGCAGAAAATACGCAGATTTTTGGTCATTGATCTAATTCAACTTATTCTTGTTGAACCTGACACGCGAAAACTCGGTTGGGGAGTGGCCAAATTCGTTGGTTTCTTACAAGACATAGAAGTCGCCGGCGATAAGGATGATTCCCGTTGCTTGCACTTAACAATTCACAAGCCACTGGGCAGTAGCGCAAGCAATCGCGTTCCTTTACTCTCGACTAAATTCATATTTGATGATCATATTCGCTGTATGGCTGCGAAGCAAAG attaACAAAAGGCAGAATAAGAGCAAGGCAGAAGAAAATGAGCCGCATAGCAAGATTACTTGACATTACGACAACAGCTCCGCATTGTCCAACGCCGCCAAATTATGCTTTAAATTGTTTACGCAGTGAAC CGGGTCGCGGACAAAAAATACCTaaggagcagcagcaacaacaacggaTGTTCACAGTAAATAAAGTTCCGGGATTCGGTGTGCAAATGCGCCGCGAGAGCTTGAATAAGTCGGCAGGTAGTTCGAGCTTTTCCGGATCGAGCTTGAAACGCGTGGATAATAGTCCGGCACGGACGCGGGACAATTCACCGAAAATGCCCCGACCTCGCAGCGAGGAAATACCCATGGAGGACATGCGGCTACGCAAAACTTCGCTCACCTCCAACATGTCGAACTCCTCAGGTGCTTCGGATCATCATAAGGACACAACCAGTGTTGCGCAAATCTCGACGCCCAACAGCGGGGCTGAGATTTCGACGAGAAAACGCGGCTCCGAGGAGACCTCCTTCACTGAAAGGCACACTCACGAGAGCCGGCCACGTAGAAAGGGCCAGGTTGAAACCGTCTGA
- the LOC100117870 gene encoding protein CLEC16A homolog isoform X3: MFRSRSWFGGGLWKPKNPHSLEHLKYLYNVLSKNQTVSENNRGLLVETLRSIAEILIWGDQNDSSVFDFFLEKNMLSFFLRIMKQKCGSYVCVQLLQTLNILFENIRNETSLYYLLSNNHVNSIIVHKFDFSDEEVMAYYISFLKTLSLKLNAHTIHFFYNEHTNDFPLYTEAIKFFNHSEGMVRIAVRTLTLNVYRVEDASMLTFIRDRTAAPYFSNLVWFIGNHIIELDTCVRNDADHQSQNRLSDLVAEHLDHLHYLNDILCLNIEDLNKVLSEHLLHKLLVPLYVYSLTRRKDLLCQNHEERKYVSTVVALFLLSQVFLIISHGPLVRTLAAVILKSNIHIIKNGASKVLEEYEDTLSSETVAFLPPKESLEKSLENLNDLQNDPPKLQNVEEESEEEKEIGEHADKDEDDNELVNKVTLEKQKENWYSTDKVDPSEPSVSSETETSLVNSEVEKKDVANETIEDIKHLSVTDEEKEQRLALESPLEATAITADQESLSDKPFLETILNSLYCTENDYAALFALCLLYALANNQGLHPETLGLVLAPLKHPNKSRYNETLIDRIIHIITLSCQTNAKVRLVTLELAIKLLIQLVVSDNVSLLQGCHLAAVEAAKDQSTALLRNFYKSEDIFLDMFEDEYSEIQKKPLKVEWLMMDSNILLPPTGTPMTGIEFSKRLPCGEVERARRAIRVFFLIRELSLTLSNEVETQLPLTDPSSCVQVNNVLDLNNSDLIACTVVWKDGQKIRRFLVIDLIQLILVEPDTRKLGWGVAKFVGFLQDIEVAGDKDDSRCLHLTIHKPLGSSASNRVPLLSTKFIFDDHIRCMAAKQRLTKGRIRARQKKMSRIARLLDITTTAPHCPTPPNYALNCLRSERTAGRGQKIPKEQQQQQRMFTVNKVPGFGVQMRRESLNKSAGSSSFSGSSLKRVDNSPARTRDNSPKMPRPRSEEIPMEDMRLRKTSLTSNMSNSSGASDHHKDTTSVAQISTPNSGAEISTRKRGSEETSFTERHTHESRPRRKGQVETV, from the exons ATGTTTCGTAGTCGTAGTTGGTTTGGCGGTGGGCTCTGGAAGCCTAAAAATCCACATTCATTAGAACATCTCAA GTACCTATACAatgttttatcaaaaaatcaaaCTGTGTCTGAAAATAATAGAGGCTTGCTGGTAGAGACTTTAAGATCTATTGCTGAGATTTTAATTTGGGGTGATCAAAATGATAGCAGCGTTTTTGA cttttttcttgagaaaaatatgttgtctttttttcttcgaataATGAAACAAAAATGTGGAAGTTATGTATGTGTTCAACTACTTCAAACTCTGAATATTTTGTTTGAAAACATTCGTAATGAAACTTCTCTAT ATTATCTTTTGAGCAATAATCATGTCAATAGTATAATAGTTCATAAATTTGACTTCAGTGATGAAGAAGTGATGGCTTATTATATAAGTTTTCTCAAGACATTAAGTCTAAAACTTAACGCACACACAATTCACTTTTTCTATAATGAG CACACAAACGATTTTCCCCTTTACACCGAAGCCATCAAATTTTTCAACCACTCTGAAGGGATGGTGCGAATAGCCGTACGAACGCTAACATTAAACGTTTATCGCGTTGAAGATGCTTCCATGCTTACATTTATTCGTGATAGAACCGCTGCTCCATATTTTAGCAATCTTGTTTGGTTTATTGGAAATCACATTATTGAGTTGGATACGTGTGTGAGAAACGATGCTGA CCATCAAAGTCAAAACAGATTATCAGATTTGGTTGCAGAACACTTAGATCACTTACATTACTTAAATGATATTCTCTGCCTTAATATAGAAGATTTGAATAAAGTTCTTTCGGAACATTTATTGCACAAACTTCTAGTTCCTTTATATGTGTATTCATTGACAAGACGAAAAGACTTATTGTGCCAAAATCAT gaagaaagaaagtatgtaAGTACAGTGGTAGCTCTCTTTCTATTATCTCAGGTGTTCTTAATTATTTCCCATGGACCATTAGTACGAACTCTTGCAGCTGTCATTCTGAAGTCAAAcatacatattataaaaaatggtgCAAGTAAAGTTTTAGAGGAATATGAAGACACACTTTCTAGTGAAACTGTTGCCTTTTTACCTCCAAAAGAAAGCTTAGAGAAATCATTAGAAAATTTAAACGATCTCCAAAATGATCCACCAAAATTGCAGAATGTTGAAGAAGAGAGtgaagaggagaaagagatTGGAGAACATGCAGATAAAGATGAAGATGACAATGAATTGGTTAATAAAGTAACtttagaaaaacagaaagaaaatTGGTATAGTACAGACAAAGTTGATCCAAGTGAGCCAAGTGTTTCTTCTGAAACTGAGACTAGTCTTGTGAATAGTGAAGTTGAGAAGAAAGATGTAGCTAATGAAACCATAGAAGATATCAAGCATCTAAGTGTTACAGATGAAGAAAAAGAACAGAGATTAGCTCTTGAAAGTCCTTTAGAAGCAACAGCAATTACTGCAGATCAAGAATCTTTATCGGATAAACCTTTTCTAGAAACCATATTGAATTCTTTGTACTGCACAGAAAACGATTATGCAGCTCTATTTGCTTTATGCCTTCTTTATGCTCTGGCTAATAACCAG GGCTTGCATCCTGAAACTTTAGGTTTAGTGCTGGCGCCACTAAAGCATCCTAACAAGAGCCGATATAATGAAACATTAATTGATAGAATCATCCATATAATAACACTGAGTTGTCAAACAA ATGCAAAAGTACGACTTGTAACCCTTGAATTAGCAATCAAGTTATTAATACAACTAGTGGTGTCTGACAATGTGAGCCTACTGCAGGGTTGTCATTTAGCAGCTGTTGAAGCAGCCAAAGACCAGAGTACTGCGCTTCTTCGCAATTTTTATAAg AGTGaggatatttttttagatatgtTTGAAGATGAATATAGCGAAATTCAAAAGAAGCCTTTAAAGGTGGAGTGGCTTATGATGGATAGCAATATTTTGTTACCCCCTACTGGAACTCCAATGACAGGCATTGAGTTCAGTAAAAGACTGCCTTGCGGAgaa GTGGAAAGAGCTCGTAGAGCGATTAGAGTGTTTTTCTTGATTAGAGAGTTGTCTCTGACACTGAGCAATGAAGTTGAAACTCAGTTGCCTTTGACCGACCCTAGTAGCTGTGTACAAGTTAACAATGTTCTTGACTTGA ATAATAGCGACCTTATAGCTTGTACAGTAGTTTGGAAGGACGGGCAGAAAATACGCAGATTTTTGGTCATTGATCTAATTCAACTTATTCTTGTTGAACCTGACACGCGAAAACTCGGTTGGGGAGTGGCCAAATTCGTTGGTTTCTTACAAGACATAGAAGTCGCCGGCGATAAGGATGATTCCCGTTGCTTGCACTTAACAATTCACAAGCCACTGGGCAGTAGCGCAAGCAATCGCGTTCCTTTACTCTCGACTAAATTCATATTTGATGATCATATTCGCTGTATGGCTGCGAAGCAAAG attaACAAAAGGCAGAATAAGAGCAAGGCAGAAGAAAATGAGCCGCATAGCAAGATTACTTGACATTACGACAACAGCTCCGCATTGTCCAACGCCGCCAAATTATGCTTTAAATTGTTTACGCAGTGAAC GCACAGCGGGTCGCGGACAAAAAATACCTaaggagcagcagcaacaacaacggaTGTTCACAGTAAATAAAGTTCCGGGATTCGGTGTGCAAATGCGCCGCGAGAGCTTGAATAAGTCGGCAGGTAGTTCGAGCTTTTCCGGATCGAGCTTGAAACGCGTGGATAATAGTCCGGCACGGACGCGGGACAATTCACCGAAAATGCCCCGACCTCGCAGCGAGGAAATACCCATGGAGGACATGCGGCTACGCAAAACTTCGCTCACCTCCAACATGTCGAACTCCTCAGGTGCTTCGGATCATCATAAGGACACAACCAGTGTTGCGCAAATCTCGACGCCCAACAGCGGGGCTGAGATTTCGACGAGAAAACGCGGCTCCGAGGAGACCTCCTTCACTGAAAGGCACACTCACGAGAGCCGGCCACGTAGAAAGGGCCAGGTTGAAACCGTCTGA
- the LOC100117870 gene encoding protein CLEC16A homolog isoform X4, whose amino-acid sequence MFRSRSWFGGGLWKPKNPHSLEHLKYLYNVLSKNQTVSENNRGLLVETLRSIAEILIWGDQNDSSVFDFFLEKNMLSFFLRIMKQKCGSYVCVQLLQTLNILFENIRNETSLYYLLSNNHVNSIIVHKFDFSDEEVMAYYISFLKTLSLKLNAHTIHFFYNEHTNDFPLYTEAIKFFNHSEGMVRIAVRTLTLNVYRVEDASMLTFIRDRTAAPYFSNLVWFIGNHIIELDTCVRNDADHQSQNRLSDLVAEHLDHLHYLNDILCLNIEDLNKVLSEHLLHKLLVPLYVYSLTRRKDLLCQNHEERKYVSTVVALFLLSQVFLIISHGPLVRTLAAVILKSNIHIIKNGASKVLEEYEDTLSSETVAFLPPKESLEKSLENLNDLQNDPPKLQNVEEESEEEKEIGEHADKDEDDNELVNKVTLEKQKENWYSTDKVDPSEPSVSSETETSLVNSEVEKKDVANETIEDIKHLSVTDEEKEQRLALESPLEATAITADQESLSDKPFLETILNSLYCTENDYAALFALCLLYALANNQGLHPETLGLVLAPLKHPNKSRYNETLIDRIIHIITLSCQTNAKVRLVTLELAIKLLIQLVVSDNVSLLQGCHLAAVEAAKDQSTALLRNFYKSEDIFLDMFEDEYSEIQKKPLKVEWLMMDSNILLPPTGTPMTGIEFSKRLPCGEVERARRAIRVFFLIRELSLTLSNEVETQLPLTDPSSCVQVNNVLDLNNSDLIACTVVWKDGQKIRRFLVIDLIQLILVEPDTRKLGWGVAKFVGFLQDIEVAGDKDDSRCLHLTIHKPLGSSASNRVPLLSTKFIFDDHIRCMAAKQRLTKGRIRARQKKMSRIARLLDITTTAPHCPTPPNYALNCLRSEPGRGQKIPKEQQQQQRMFTVNKVPGFGVQMRRESLNKSAGSSSFSGSSLKRVDNSPARTRDNSPKMPRPRSEEIPMEDMRLRKTSLTSNMSNSSGASDHHKDTTSVAQISTPNSGAEISTRKRGSEETSFTERHTHESRPRRKGQVETV is encoded by the exons ATGTTTCGTAGTCGTAGTTGGTTTGGCGGTGGGCTCTGGAAGCCTAAAAATCCACATTCATTAGAACATCTCAA GTACCTATACAatgttttatcaaaaaatcaaaCTGTGTCTGAAAATAATAGAGGCTTGCTGGTAGAGACTTTAAGATCTATTGCTGAGATTTTAATTTGGGGTGATCAAAATGATAGCAGCGTTTTTGA cttttttcttgagaaaaatatgttgtctttttttcttcgaataATGAAACAAAAATGTGGAAGTTATGTATGTGTTCAACTACTTCAAACTCTGAATATTTTGTTTGAAAACATTCGTAATGAAACTTCTCTAT ATTATCTTTTGAGCAATAATCATGTCAATAGTATAATAGTTCATAAATTTGACTTCAGTGATGAAGAAGTGATGGCTTATTATATAAGTTTTCTCAAGACATTAAGTCTAAAACTTAACGCACACACAATTCACTTTTTCTATAATGAG CACACAAACGATTTTCCCCTTTACACCGAAGCCATCAAATTTTTCAACCACTCTGAAGGGATGGTGCGAATAGCCGTACGAACGCTAACATTAAACGTTTATCGCGTTGAAGATGCTTCCATGCTTACATTTATTCGTGATAGAACCGCTGCTCCATATTTTAGCAATCTTGTTTGGTTTATTGGAAATCACATTATTGAGTTGGATACGTGTGTGAGAAACGATGCTGA CCATCAAAGTCAAAACAGATTATCAGATTTGGTTGCAGAACACTTAGATCACTTACATTACTTAAATGATATTCTCTGCCTTAATATAGAAGATTTGAATAAAGTTCTTTCGGAACATTTATTGCACAAACTTCTAGTTCCTTTATATGTGTATTCATTGACAAGACGAAAAGACTTATTGTGCCAAAATCAT gaagaaagaaagtatgtaAGTACAGTGGTAGCTCTCTTTCTATTATCTCAGGTGTTCTTAATTATTTCCCATGGACCATTAGTACGAACTCTTGCAGCTGTCATTCTGAAGTCAAAcatacatattataaaaaatggtgCAAGTAAAGTTTTAGAGGAATATGAAGACACACTTTCTAGTGAAACTGTTGCCTTTTTACCTCCAAAAGAAAGCTTAGAGAAATCATTAGAAAATTTAAACGATCTCCAAAATGATCCACCAAAATTGCAGAATGTTGAAGAAGAGAGtgaagaggagaaagagatTGGAGAACATGCAGATAAAGATGAAGATGACAATGAATTGGTTAATAAAGTAACtttagaaaaacagaaagaaaatTGGTATAGTACAGACAAAGTTGATCCAAGTGAGCCAAGTGTTTCTTCTGAAACTGAGACTAGTCTTGTGAATAGTGAAGTTGAGAAGAAAGATGTAGCTAATGAAACCATAGAAGATATCAAGCATCTAAGTGTTACAGATGAAGAAAAAGAACAGAGATTAGCTCTTGAAAGTCCTTTAGAAGCAACAGCAATTACTGCAGATCAAGAATCTTTATCGGATAAACCTTTTCTAGAAACCATATTGAATTCTTTGTACTGCACAGAAAACGATTATGCAGCTCTATTTGCTTTATGCCTTCTTTATGCTCTGGCTAATAACCAG GGCTTGCATCCTGAAACTTTAGGTTTAGTGCTGGCGCCACTAAAGCATCCTAACAAGAGCCGATATAATGAAACATTAATTGATAGAATCATCCATATAATAACACTGAGTTGTCAAACAA ATGCAAAAGTACGACTTGTAACCCTTGAATTAGCAATCAAGTTATTAATACAACTAGTGGTGTCTGACAATGTGAGCCTACTGCAGGGTTGTCATTTAGCAGCTGTTGAAGCAGCCAAAGACCAGAGTACTGCGCTTCTTCGCAATTTTTATAAg AGTGaggatatttttttagatatgtTTGAAGATGAATATAGCGAAATTCAAAAGAAGCCTTTAAAGGTGGAGTGGCTTATGATGGATAGCAATATTTTGTTACCCCCTACTGGAACTCCAATGACAGGCATTGAGTTCAGTAAAAGACTGCCTTGCGGAgaa GTGGAAAGAGCTCGTAGAGCGATTAGAGTGTTTTTCTTGATTAGAGAGTTGTCTCTGACACTGAGCAATGAAGTTGAAACTCAGTTGCCTTTGACCGACCCTAGTAGCTGTGTACAAGTTAACAATGTTCTTGACTTGA ATAATAGCGACCTTATAGCTTGTACAGTAGTTTGGAAGGACGGGCAGAAAATACGCAGATTTTTGGTCATTGATCTAATTCAACTTATTCTTGTTGAACCTGACACGCGAAAACTCGGTTGGGGAGTGGCCAAATTCGTTGGTTTCTTACAAGACATAGAAGTCGCCGGCGATAAGGATGATTCCCGTTGCTTGCACTTAACAATTCACAAGCCACTGGGCAGTAGCGCAAGCAATCGCGTTCCTTTACTCTCGACTAAATTCATATTTGATGATCATATTCGCTGTATGGCTGCGAAGCAAAG attaACAAAAGGCAGAATAAGAGCAAGGCAGAAGAAAATGAGCCGCATAGCAAGATTACTTGACATTACGACAACAGCTCCGCATTGTCCAACGCCGCCAAATTATGCTTTAAATTGTTTACGCAGTGAAC CGGGTCGCGGACAAAAAATACCTaaggagcagcagcaacaacaacggaTGTTCACAGTAAATAAAGTTCCGGGATTCGGTGTGCAAATGCGCCGCGAGAGCTTGAATAAGTCGGCAGGTAGTTCGAGCTTTTCCGGATCGAGCTTGAAACGCGTGGATAATAGTCCGGCACGGACGCGGGACAATTCACCGAAAATGCCCCGACCTCGCAGCGAGGAAATACCCATGGAGGACATGCGGCTACGCAAAACTTCGCTCACCTCCAACATGTCGAACTCCTCAGGTGCTTCGGATCATCATAAGGACACAACCAGTGTTGCGCAAATCTCGACGCCCAACAGCGGGGCTGAGATTTCGACGAGAAAACGCGGCTCCGAGGAGACCTCCTTCACTGAAAGGCACACTCACGAGAGCCGGCCACGTAGAAAGGGCCAGGTTGAAACCGTCTGA